In Janibacter sp. CX7, a single genomic region encodes these proteins:
- the radA gene encoding DNA repair protein RadA yields MATKKGGPTYRCSECGWTTVKWVGRCGECQAWGSVDEVGGATTRTLAAARVQRPAVPIREIDGEQATHRSTGVPEFDRVLGGGLVPGSVVLVAGEPGIGKSTLLLDVSARVGEGRRVLYITGEESAAQVRGRAERIGAVTDGLYLAAETDLATALAQIEQVRPDLVVIDSVQTIASTEVDGAAGNVSQVREVAGSLIQAAKEGGFAILLVGHVTKDGSIAGPRVLEHLVDVVVQFEGDRHTRLRLVRAVKNRFGPTDEVGCFDLTDAGIIGLSDPSGLFLSSRHINVPGTCATVTLEGRRPLVVEVQSLVSPSQIPTPRRANVGLDSGRLAMVIAVLDKRAGAPIGTQDTYVSTVGGVKITEPSSDLAVAIAIASAVLDEPVPHTLLALGEIGLSGEVRPAVGVARRLTEAARLGFRTALVPVGALADAAPPAGMDVVEVTDVGQAISEMRQRHTGGTVHRLPSS; encoded by the coding sequence ATGGCGACGAAGAAGGGCGGACCGACCTACCGCTGCAGCGAGTGCGGCTGGACCACGGTCAAGTGGGTCGGGCGATGCGGCGAGTGCCAGGCGTGGGGCAGCGTCGACGAGGTCGGCGGCGCGACGACGCGCACCCTCGCGGCCGCCCGGGTGCAGCGCCCGGCCGTGCCGATCCGCGAGATCGACGGCGAGCAGGCGACCCACCGCTCGACCGGCGTCCCGGAGTTCGACCGGGTGCTCGGCGGCGGGCTCGTCCCCGGGTCGGTCGTCCTCGTGGCCGGTGAGCCCGGCATCGGCAAGTCGACCCTGCTCCTCGACGTGTCCGCCCGTGTCGGCGAGGGGCGGCGCGTCCTCTACATCACCGGCGAGGAGTCGGCCGCGCAGGTGCGCGGGCGCGCGGAGCGCATCGGGGCCGTGACCGACGGGCTCTACCTCGCCGCCGAGACCGACCTGGCGACCGCCCTCGCGCAGATCGAGCAGGTGCGGCCCGACCTCGTCGTCATCGACTCGGTGCAGACGATCGCCTCGACCGAGGTCGACGGTGCTGCGGGCAATGTCAGCCAGGTCCGCGAGGTCGCCGGGTCACTCATCCAGGCGGCCAAGGAGGGTGGCTTCGCGATCCTGCTCGTCGGCCACGTGACCAAGGACGGCTCGATCGCCGGACCCCGCGTCCTCGAACACCTCGTCGACGTCGTCGTGCAGTTCGAGGGTGACCGGCACACCCGGCTGCGCCTGGTCCGCGCGGTGAAGAACCGCTTCGGCCCGACCGACGAGGTCGGGTGCTTCGACCTCACCGACGCCGGGATCATCGGCCTGTCCGACCCCAGCGGCCTCTTCCTCTCCAGCCGCCACATCAACGTCCCGGGCACGTGCGCGACCGTCACGCTCGAAGGGCGGCGACCGCTCGTCGTCGAGGTGCAGTCGCTCGTCTCGCCGTCGCAGATCCCGACCCCGCGCCGCGCCAACGTCGGTCTCGACAGCGGCCGGCTCGCCATGGTCATCGCCGTCCTCGACAAGCGGGCCGGGGCGCCCATCGGCACCCAGGACACCTACGTCTCGACGGTCGGCGGCGTCAAGATCACCGAGCCCTCCAGCGACCTCGCCGTCGCCATCGCCATCGCCAGCGCCGTCCTCGACGAGCCGGTGCCGCACACCCTGCTCGCGCTCGGCGAGATCGGCCTGAGCGGCGAGGTGCGGCCGGCCGTGGGTGTCGCCCGGCGGCTCACGGAAGCGGCCCGGCTCGGGTTCCGCACCGCGCTCGTCCCCGTCGGGGCGCTCGCCGACGCCGCTCCCCCGGCCGGCATGGACGTCGTCGAGGTGACCGACGTCGGGCAGGCGATCTCCGAGATGCGGCAGCGGCACACCGGAGGGACCGTCCACCGACTCCCCTCGTCATAG
- the disA gene encoding DNA integrity scanning diadenylate cyclase DisA, protein MADPDDDLFRTTLAAVAPGTVLRDGLERILRGNTGALVVLGHDRLVESLCTGGFDLNIEFSATRLRELAKMDGAVVVDSGVSKILKAAVQLVPDPSIETLESGTRHRTAERVARQTGHPVVSVSQSMHIIALYVDGRRHVLRTTPELVSQANQAMQTLERYTTRLNEVTGSLSALEIEDLVTVRDVAVVLQRLEMVRRIHAEIAEYVLELGIDGRLLTLQLEELTAGLDDDLNAVILDYLDPKGPVADAQGVMDNLSALDATELLDLGHVAKSLGFAIVGESLDASVSPRGLRILGKIPRLPGAIVDRLVLHFGSLQRLLAAGIDDLMAVEGVGELRARTVREGLSRLAESSILERYV, encoded by the coding sequence GTGGCCGACCCAGACGACGACCTCTTCCGGACGACCCTCGCCGCGGTCGCGCCGGGCACCGTGCTGCGCGACGGGCTCGAGCGGATCCTGCGGGGCAACACCGGCGCCCTCGTGGTGCTCGGGCACGACAGGCTCGTCGAGAGCCTGTGCACCGGGGGCTTCGACCTCAACATCGAGTTCTCCGCGACCCGCCTGCGCGAGCTGGCGAAGATGGACGGAGCCGTCGTCGTCGACTCCGGCGTCTCGAAGATCCTCAAGGCCGCGGTCCAGCTCGTCCCCGACCCGAGCATCGAGACCCTCGAGAGCGGCACCCGGCACCGCACGGCCGAGCGGGTCGCCCGGCAGACCGGGCACCCCGTCGTCTCGGTGAGCCAGTCGATGCACATCATCGCCCTCTACGTCGACGGCCGACGGCACGTCCTGCGCACGACGCCCGAGCTCGTCTCCCAGGCCAACCAGGCGATGCAGACGCTCGAGCGCTACACGACCCGGCTCAACGAGGTCACCGGCTCGCTGTCGGCCCTCGAGATCGAGGACCTCGTCACCGTCCGGGACGTCGCCGTCGTCCTCCAGCGCCTCGAGATGGTCCGCCGCATCCACGCCGAGATCGCCGAGTACGTCCTCGAGCTCGGCATCGACGGCCGCTTGCTCACCCTCCAGCTCGAGGAGCTGACGGCTGGCCTCGACGACGACCTCAACGCGGTCATCCTCGACTACCTCGACCCCAAGGGGCCGGTCGCCGACGCCCAAGGGGTCATGGACAACCTCTCGGCGCTCGACGCCACCGAGCTGCTCGACCTCGGCCACGTCGCCAAGTCGCTCGGCTTCGCGATCGTGGGAGAGTCGCTCGACGCGTCGGTCAGCCCACGCGGACTGCGCATCCTCGGCAAGATCCCGCGCCTGCCGGGCGCCATCGTCGACCGGCTCGTCCTCCACTTCGGCTCGCTGCAACGACTGCTCGCGGCCGGCATCGACGACCTGATGGCCGTCGAGGGGGTCGGCGAGCTGCGCGCCCGCACCGTCCGCGAGGGTCTGTCACGACTCGCGGAGAGCTCGATCCTCGAGCGGTACGTCTGA
- a CDS encoding A/G-specific adenine glycosylase has protein sequence MTLPDTTRGAGEAASAQLRTAVLAWFDEHGRDLPWRDPRCSAWGVYLSEVMSQQTPVARVLPVWERWLERWPTPADLAADSPGEAVRMWDRLGYPRRALRLWESAAAMVERHDGEVPRDHDDLLALPGVGPYTAAAVASFAFGDPRTVVDTNVRRVLARTVSGTQHAAPALTAAEMRLADASMPADRDEANRWNAASMELGALVCTARSPRCDECPVSHLCAWQLAGRPEHEGPPRRGQAWHGTDRQVRGRIVQLLRESADPVSRRDVDATWPDDPAKVERCLAGLVEDGLVEPVAGGYALPG, from the coding sequence ATGACTCTGCCCGACACCACTCGCGGCGCGGGCGAGGCCGCGAGCGCCCAGCTGCGCACCGCCGTGCTCGCGTGGTTCGACGAGCACGGTCGTGACCTGCCCTGGCGTGACCCCCGGTGCTCCGCCTGGGGTGTCTACCTCTCGGAGGTGATGTCGCAGCAGACGCCCGTCGCCCGGGTGCTGCCGGTCTGGGAGCGCTGGCTCGAGCGGTGGCCGACGCCGGCCGACCTGGCCGCGGACTCCCCCGGCGAGGCGGTGCGCATGTGGGACCGCCTGGGTTACCCACGTCGGGCGCTGCGGCTGTGGGAGTCGGCCGCGGCGATGGTCGAGCGCCACGACGGCGAGGTCCCGCGCGACCACGACGACCTGCTCGCCCTGCCCGGCGTCGGCCCCTACACCGCTGCCGCCGTCGCGTCCTTCGCCTTCGGGGACCCGCGCACCGTCGTCGACACCAACGTCCGCCGGGTCCTCGCCCGCACGGTGAGCGGCACGCAGCACGCGGCACCGGCACTCACCGCTGCCGAGATGCGCCTGGCCGATGCCTCGATGCCGGCCGACCGGGACGAGGCCAACCGGTGGAATGCCGCGTCGATGGAGCTGGGCGCCCTCGTCTGCACGGCCCGCTCGCCGCGCTGCGACGAGTGCCCGGTCAGCCACCTGTGCGCCTGGCAGCTCGCCGGCCGCCCGGAGCACGAGGGGCCGCCACGGCGCGGTCAGGCCTGGCACGGCACCGACCGCCAGGTGCGCGGCCGCATCGTGCAGCTGCTGCGCGAGAGCGCGGACCCGGTCTCGCGCCGCGACGTCGACGCCACGTGGCCGGACGACCCGGCGAAGGTCGAGCGATGCCTCGCCGGGCTCGTCGAGGACGGTCTCGTCGAGCCGGTGGCCGGCGGATACGCCCTGCCGGGGTGA
- a CDS encoding amino-acid N-acetyltransferase: protein MTVTIRRARTRDVRDIRALVAPLAERRVLVSKDTVAYFEGLQEFRVAEIDGQVVGCGALHVMWDDLAEIRTLAVSAEHLGHGVGGALLEALAEDAVELGVERLFCLTFEVDFFTRHGFTEIEGQAVDPDVYVELLRSYDEGVAEFLDLERVKPNTLGNTRMLRQL, encoded by the coding sequence GTGACCGTGACCATCCGCCGCGCCCGCACCCGCGACGTGCGCGACATCCGTGCCCTCGTCGCGCCCCTGGCCGAGCGGCGGGTCCTCGTCAGCAAGGACACCGTCGCCTACTTCGAGGGGCTGCAGGAGTTCCGCGTCGCCGAGATCGACGGTCAGGTCGTCGGCTGCGGTGCGTTGCACGTCATGTGGGACGACCTCGCCGAGATCCGCACCCTCGCCGTCTCCGCCGAGCACCTGGGGCACGGTGTCGGAGGCGCCCTGCTCGAGGCGCTCGCCGAGGACGCCGTCGAGCTGGGGGTCGAGCGGCTCTTCTGCCTGACCTTCGAGGTCGACTTCTTCACCCGGCACGGCTTCACCGAGATCGAGGGCCAGGCAGTCGACCCCGACGTCTACGTCGAGCTGCTGCGCTCCTACGACGAGGGCGTGGCCGAGTTCCTCGACCTCGAGCGGGTCAAGCCCAACACCCTCGGCAACACCCGGATGCTGCGCCAGCTCTGA